The proteins below come from a single Apium graveolens cultivar Ventura unplaced genomic scaffold, ASM990537v1 ctg8290, whole genome shotgun sequence genomic window:
- the LOC141704840 gene encoding uncharacterized protein LOC141704840 codes for MAIVSEKDEEVISREIKNYPQPADYLFKVESFSLLAKNCVEKIESKTFKAGGHQWNIVVYPNGRNESEGDNLSIYLVLASDTSKEVNAIFRFFLFDQIRDWCLLVEGKSKRFDWVKNEWGYSNFISIEDLQEPTSGYLVDDTCLFGVEVFVSQSSGLRECLSISNIANTSYNYTWNITRFSKLSEDCQSDEFVVGGYKWELWLFPEGDPNNRGSSLSVYLVLLDTPSNSHDEKVKVQFTLRLKDRIHKNHLQNTDALWFSLGAATSNVWGWDSFIQLEELKDKAKGFIVDDRCVIEAELTLLCATRQKALGS; via the exons ATGGCTATAGTCTCTGAGAAAGATGAAGAAG TGATTTCGAGAGAAATCAAAAACTATCCACAACCGGCTGATTACTTGTTCAAAGTGGAGTCTTTTTCACTCCTTGCGAAAAATTGTGTAGAAAAAATCGAGTCGAAAACCTTTAAAGCTGGAGGACACCAATG GAACATTGTAGTATATCCAAATGGCCGGAATGAAAGTGAAGGGGATAACTTATCGATATACCTGGTGCTGGCAAGCGATACTTCTAAGGAGGTCAATGCAATTTTCAGGTTCTTTTTGTTTGACCAAATTCGAGATTGGTGTCTGCTTGTTGAAG GGAAATCAAAACGTTTTGATTGGGTGAAAAATGAGTGGGGTTATAGCAACTTCATCTCCATAGAAGATTTACAGGAACCCACTAGTGGATATTTAGTAGATGACACTTGCTTATTTGGTGTTGAGGTTTTTGTTAGTCAGAGCTCAGGTCTTCGTGAATGTTTGTCGATTTCAAATATTGCTAACACTAGCTACAACTACACATGGAATATCACCCGATTCTCAAAGTTGTCAGAGGATTGTCAATCAGATGAATTTGTTGTTGGGGGTTACAAATG GGAGCTGTGGCTCTTTCCGGAAGGGGACCCTAATAACAGAGGTTCCAGCCTTTCGGTGTATTTGGTACTACTTGATACCCCAAGTAACTCTCACGACGAGAAAGTGAAAGTGCAATTTACACTTAGACTAAAGGATCGGATTCATAAAAATCATCTACAAAACACAG ATGCCTTATGGTTTAGTTTGGGTGCTGCAACTTCTAATGTCTGGGGTTGGGATTCTTTCATCCAACTAGAGGAACTTAAAGACAAAGCTAAAGGATTTATAGTTGATGATCGTTGCGTGATTGAGGCTGAACTTACCTTGTTATGTGCAACTCGTCAAAAGGCTTTGGGTTCTTGA